CGACTTCGTCATCGAAGCGGTTCCGGAGACGATCGAGCTGAAGAAGAGCGTCCTCGCGCAGATCGAGGCCGCCGTCGCGACAGACGTGGTCATCGCGACGAACACCTCGGGGATCCCGATCACGGACATGGCCGCGTCCATGGCCCACCCCGAGCGCTTCATCGGCATGCACTGGTCCAACCCGCCCCACCTGATCCCGATGATCGAGGTGATCAGGGGCGATCAGACCAGTACCGAGGTCGAGACCGCACTGGTGGAGATCGTCAGGGCTTTCGGCTACGAGGCCGTCGTGGAGAAGGAGATTCCCGGGTTCATCGAGAACCGCGTGCTCTACGCGATCATGCGGGAGTGCCTCTCGCTGCTCGAACAGGGGGTGGCCACCCAGGAGGACCTGGACACCTGTGTGAAGTGGGGGATCGGCTACAAGCTGGCGGTCATCGGCCCCATGCGGCTGCTCGACATGGCCGGCCTCGACATCTACACGTCGGTGTCGAGCTATCTCAACCCGGACCTGTCGAAGGAGTCGGGGATCTCGCCGCTGGTACGGGAACTGACCGAGCAGAACAGGCTCGGCATGAAGACGGAGGACGGCATGTACCCGTACGGCGAGGGCGATGTCGCGGCAAAACGCGCCGACATCCTCCGCGGCCTGGTCACCGTCCGCAAGGCCCTGTCCGAGATCAAGCCGGTCTGAGTCGGCGCCGTAATGACCGCAGATCTGCAGCACACCCGCTCCGGCCGGATCGGCCTGTGCTTTCGCGACAAGGGGACGGGCCCGACCGTGGTCCTCCTGCACGGCACGACCGCCAGCCTGGGCGTGTGGGATCCGGTCGCGGACCGGATCGGCGACCGGGTTCGGACCATAGCGGTCGACCAGCGCGGGCACGGCCGCAGCGACAAGCCCGCTGAGGGGTACGGCGTCTCTGACTACTGCTCCGACGTCCTCGCACTCATCGCGGAACTCGACTGCGGCCCGGTGGTCGTCTGCGGACACTCGCTGGGCGCCCGGAACGCGGTGGTGCTCGGAAGACAGCACCCCGAGTCGGTGGTGGGCGTGGTCGCCGTCGACTACACCCCCTACGTCGAACCGCATGTATTGGACGACCTCGAAGCCCGTGTGCGCGGCGGAGACCGGCGGTTCGACTCGGAGGCCGAGATCGAAGACTACCTGCGGCGCCGTTACCCGCTCATGCCCGTCGACGCCCTCCGGCGCCGGATCGCCTACGGCTATGTCAGGGAGGGCGACGGCTTCCGCGCACTCGCCGACCCCGCGGCGATGGTGCGCACAGTCCAGGGTCTGCGGTGCGACTTCGCGGCGGAGGCACGTGACATCACGGTCCCGGTGGTACTGGTCCGCGGCGAGCGGAGCCGGATCGTCTCGGACGAGGCGTTCGCCGCCACAAGGCGGCTGCGCCCGGACTTCCGCGCCGTCGAGGTGCCGGAGGCCGACCACTACATACCGGAGGAGAACCCCGAGGTGGTCGCCGGCGAAATCACCCGGATGGTCCAGGCGGTGATGTGAACCGGCCGACACATCCCGCCTCGCCCACCACACAGGAACACACAGCACACGGAGGACGAAGAATGCCGCTGAACATCCGCGACCTCACAATCTCGGCCCGCCAGTTCGCGTCCGGTGAGCGGATCCCGGATGCGCACGCCGCCGATCACGGCGACACCGCTCCCGACCTGAAGATCACCGGTGTCCCGGACGGCACAGTGGAACTCGCGGTGATCGTCCATGACCCCGACGCTCCGCTGCCGCGCGGGTTCGTCCACTGGGTCGTCTACGGCATCGACCCCTCCACGACCTGGCTGGACAGTACCGAGGGCGAACGCGGTCACCGGGAAGGTCCCAACGGGATCGGCAAGAGAGCCTACACCGGCCCCCAGCCGCCGCCCAATCATGGCACGCACCACTACTACTTCTGGGTCTACGCTCTGAGTACGGCGGTCGAGGGCGAACCCACGAGGGAAGAGTTCCTCGCCACCTACGCCGACAGCATCATCGAGCAGAACCGCCTCGTCGGCACGTACTCCGCCTGATCCGCCGCCCGCACCGGAGTGCGGGCGGGGCGAAATCCGACGATCTGCGGTGCCCGGCCCGCCGCACGCGGAACGAGGCGCGCTGCCGAGAACCGCGTGTGGTGCGTACGCCAGATGCTTCGAGAGAGGAGAAGGACGAAGTGGCGGAGGTGCGAGGGCGCACTCCGGGCGTGGACAGCGCCAGGCGAGCCCTGAAAGTCCTGCTGCTGTTCTCCGGGCAGTCCCCGAGGCTCACCATGGAGGAAATCGCGCGCGGTGTCGGTATCTCGACCCCGTCCGCCTACCGCTTCGTCTCGCTCCTCCGGGAGCTGGACCTCGTGGAGGAGGACGACGGTAGCACCTACGTGCTCTCACCGAGGGTCTTGGCGCTCGCCGAGAACGCCGAACGGACCATGCGGATGTCGCATCTCCTGCGTCCGCTGGTCGAGCGGCTGTCCTCGGTGACCGGGGAGACCGCGCTCGTCATCCGGCGCGTCGGCGATTTCGCCACGTGTACCGAGATATCCCAGGCGGACCGCTCCATCCGCCTGTCGTTCCAACCCGGCCAGATCATGAGCCTGCACCAAGGGGCCGGCCCCAAGGCCCTCCTCGCGGGAATGGGCAAGGAATGGGCGGCACGCTACTTCGACCGGCTGAAGTCGAAGCCGCCGCAGTACGACCGGGATGCGGTGCTGGCGGAACTCCCCGTCATCACCTCGCAAGGGTGGTCGCAGAGTTCGGCGGAGGTCGACGAGGACGTCTGGGCCGTGGCCGCACCGATCACGGTCGCGAACAAGGTGGTCGCCGCGCTCAGTGTCGCGGGCCCGCATTACCGGATCGACGAGAAGCGCGCCTCCATGATCCGTGAAGAGGTGATCTCGGGCGCTTCCGAGGTCTCCCGATCACTGAATACCTGGCACGACTAGGCAGTTTTTTTGAACGGGTGGGGTCGCGGAGCCGGATGCGGACGGAGGCGACCTGGACGGTTCCGTCGAAGATCGCGGCTGTCTTGTCGTATCCGGTCGCGACCGCCCCGGTTGTGCTCGGGCGGTTGATGGAGCGCTCGACGGTGTCGCGGCCGCGGTGGGCGCCCCGGTCGAAGGCCGGGGGTATGCCGCCCGCCGATCCTTTGCGTTTGCGGTCGGCGCGCTGGTCGGCCGGTTGGGCGATGGTGGCTGTGATGCTGCGGCGGGCCGGGTGGATGCGGATCGCGGCCGAGGAGTAGGCATTGTCGCCCGGCAGCCGGTCGGGGCGGGTGCGCGGACGACCGGTGGTGCGGGTCCAGGTGCCCTCCAGCGACCAGCGGCGGTGTCGGCCGGCGGCGCTCTCCCAGGGGCCGTAGCGCTCGGGCAGGTTCCGCCAGCCGAGGCCGGTTCCGGTGCGCAAGCGGGATCGCGTTGGTGATGCGGCGGTGGTCGGCCCACCGCCCGCCCTTGTGGGGGGCGGCGGGCATGAGCGGGGCGAGCAGGGCCCACTCGGCGTCGGTGGGCTCATGGCCTCGGACCACGTCAACCGGGCATTCCAGAGCACCACTCCGCCCCGCAGCCATTTCAAAAGCACTGCCTAGTTAGGTCCGACCGTCAGCGTTTGAGTCGTTGTGTAGAAGTTCTGTGCGGCCTTGCCCTGCTCACGGGGACCGTAGCTAGAGGCCTTCTCCCCACCGAAAGGCGCCCAAAAGTCAACCCCAGAGGTCGGAGCGTTGACGCGGACGAGCCCGGTGTCGATCTCGTCAAGCGCGTCGAAGGCCACGTTCAAATCATTGGAGTAGACAGAGGTGACGAGGCCATAGCGGACCGCATTGTTCAGTTGAATCGCCTGGCCGATGTCACGAGCCGTCTGGATCGCGCAGATCGGGCCAAAAACCTCTTCGTTGACGAGCCGATTGTCCGCGGGCACGTCCGCGACGAGCGTCGGCTGGGCGTACCAGCCGAATCGGTCCTCTCGGCCGCCACCGGTCAGCACCCGCGCCCCGTCGGAACGCGCACCGTCGGCCGCGGCGACCACAGCGTCGCGGGCCTCCTCCAGGATCAAAGGCCCGACAGCGGTGGTGTCCTCGGCAGGGTCGCCGACGCGCATGCACTCCACGGCTGCGGCCAGGGCCTCTCGGACCTGCGATTGCCGAGTCTCGTCGCCCACCACGATTACACGGCTGGTTGCCGTGCACTTCTGTCCTGCGTACCCCATCGCCGCAGCCGCCACCGACGGCGCGGCATTCTCGAGGTCGGCGTCCGGCAGCACGATCGAGGCGTTCAGCCCACCCATCTCCGCTTGAATCGGGAGGGAGCGATGCGTCGCTGCCATGGCGACCGCGTGACCGGCCTCGGCAGAGCCGGTGAACGAGACGCAGTCGGCGGCCCCGACGACGGCTCGGCCGGTCTCGCCGCCGCCGGGAACAACGCGGAACAGGCCGGAGGGAAGCGCCTCGCCAAGCAGTTCGGCCAAACGCAGCGCCACAGCCGTAGCCTCGGGCGCAGGCTTCAGCAGCACGGCGTTGCCGTACGCGAGTGCTGGAGCAGCCTTCCACAGGGGGATCGCAGCCGGGAAGTTCCACGGCGTGATCAGACCGGCGACGCCGTGCGGGCGCCGCCGGCTGTACAACAACGTTCGCGGACCCGCCGGCGGCAGCGTCTCCCCGTCAGGCTCGAACGCTTGCTGGGCGAAATACCGCATGATCGCAACCGACCGCGCCGCCTCACCGCGCGCCTCGGTGGCTGGCTTGCCGACCTCGTCGATCATCAGCCGAGTCAGTTCTTCACTGGCCGCTGCGAGCTTTTCCGCCGCCGCCGCGAGCGCCTCCGCACGGGCAGGCGCGCCGGCTCTGTACCACTCACGGCCTACGCTCCGAGCCTCAGCCGCAGCAGACTCGACTGCGCGCGCATCAGCGTCGGGAATGTCGACGATTACACGATCCGGCGATTGCGGGCAACGACTCTGTACCACTTTACGTGGCCTCCATTTACTACGTTCTTGTCTCAGAAGGCTTTGCTTGTCTCCGGTGGAGCTCTTCCAAACCTTCACGCCTTCCAGGTGTGCATTCCATCTCGGGCAGGCCGAGGGAGTTGGATCACGCGAGCGTAAAGCCAAAGACTTCGAGTACTGAATATGCACCGAGAACCAAGATGGCGATGCTGCTGACGACCAGGCTCACGCTGAACAGGCTACCGCCACGCAGCCGGTGATCAATCTCGACACGGCGCAGATACCAAACGGCTACGACGATGGCCATTAGCAGGACACCGGTCAGGATACCCGCGATTTGGATCATCAGGACTGGAGCCTGAATGAACAGGTACATGGCACCCCAGAGGATCGGCAGTGCCACGGTGAAGATGCGGATCCACCGCGTCCGGGTCTGAGTGTGCTTCCAGTCGAAGACGCCCACGATGGCCAAAAAATTGGTGTACATCCGCGACCAGCTGGGCAGGTTCGCGAAGAGCGTGGACATAAGTACCGCGATAGCGGCAATCAGGAATCCAATACTCGCCCATTCGCCGAGGACGTCCGTGTAAATGTGCGACAGCGTCGTGATCATCTCGTTGCTTCCCCCGGGCACAAGGCCTTGAGGATGCAGTACAGAGGCGCCCATCAGGTAGAACGCGAACGTGCTGAAGGTGTAGACGGCCCAGGAAAGCCAAGCGTCCTTCTGCATGACCTTGATCCACCCATTGGCGCGCCGCGCCCACTCTTCGCTACCGTCAGGCGGCCCTGCCCAGCGGGCGTACCCCTTCTCGGCGCACCAATAGGTGTAGTAGGTGATCTCATCCGCTCCCACACCCGTGATACCGAACATGGCGACAGCCGCTCCCAGGGCGCCCGCTGGGATCTGGAAGCTGAGACCGCTGAGCACGTCGTCGGCGCTGTATGCGAACGGAGTGAAAGGCAGTCCAACAGCAAGCGCAATAGTCAAGGCCGCGAAGGTAACCACCAAGGCGACCGAGCCCAGCTCGACCATTCGGTAGCGGTTGGAGTACAACAGCCCGATGGTGAAGACGACGATGATGCCGGTCCAGATCGAAGTCGAGGCGAACCCCAAAGGAGGCCCGGCGATAGGGAACAGCAGGCTGCACGCAATAGCCACGCCGCCGACGATACCCCCGAGCAGCAGTTGCTTCGGCAGGGCCAGGCAGATCCACACCAGGTTGATCCAGCCTATACGCCCCAATTTAGGCGGGACCTTGTTATAACCGGTGAGTGCCGGCTGGCCGGTCGAAATCGTCCAGCGAGCCAGTTCCACCTGCACTGCTACCTTGACCAGAGTGCTGATGATCACCAGCCACAGCAGGGCGAAACCGGCTTCGGCGCCGAGTGTGGTGGTGACGACCAGTTCGCCCGAGCCCACGATCGAGGCGCTCAGAATTAGGCCGGGTCCGAGATAACGAAGGCTGGAGCGCAATCCCTGCGGCGGCTCTTTGATCCCTTCTGGGGTGAGATGGTAAGGATCGTATTCGCTTGCAGACTGCCTTGTTTCGGAAGTGCTATCCGTCAAGGGTCTCCGGTGTGACGCAATCGGCTCTTGCGAGCTCGCCATATTCGTGTACTCCTTCTCGCTAAAAGCCCATCTCCCCGATGATGTTAAAAGCCAAGCCCCCGGATAGATTAGGTACTACGTTGGTGCGGTAAACCGGCCGTATCCTTCATGGCCGGTAATCTTTCCGTCCGCGTAGACAGTTCTTCCGCGGCACAGCGTCTGTACGATCCGGCCTTTCATGGGAAAATCGTCGTACAGGCGATAGTTATCTCGCGTCAGTACGAAGCCTTCATTCTTGCGGAATGTCCACTCGATGGACGGATCCAGGAGGACGAGGTCTGCGTCCTTGCCCGGATCGATCGAACCCTTGTGCGTCAGACCAAAGGTTCGCGCAGGGTTTGTTGCGAGCAGTTCGACCGCGTGGCTGTAGCTCAGCAGGCCATCAGCCACCTTGCTCAGGATGGCCGGAAATGCCGCATCGAGCTCAGGATGCCCGGCAGGCGCACTCCACACATCGCCCGCCTGCTTTTCCTCAGGCAGATATGGGCTGTGATCGCTGGCGATGATATCTACGCCTCGCTCGTGCACCGCTCGCCAAAGACTGTGCTGCTCATCAGGCGACCGCAGCGGTGGGTTGATCTTCGCGTAAACCCCGGCGCGCTCCATATCCTCTCGATCGAACACCAGGTAATGCGGGCATGTCTCAACGGATACGTCGACACCGCGCTCTTTAGCCTGCATGGCGAGCTTCACGCCCCAGGACGAGGAGACGTGAGGTAGATGAAGTCGAACAGACAGCTCCTCAGCGAAGACGAGCAAACTCGCGATCGCGGCAGCCTCTACGTATGCAGGTCTCGAGTCAGCATGCGCCAGAATGTCGCTCCTACCGGCCCGGCGCATCTTCTCGATTCCCTGCTCCAGTAGAAGATTGTCTTCAGCATGAATCGCGCAGGGAAGTCCAGTAGGCGCAATACCGGACAGCGAAGAAAATAGTTTTGCGTTATCCGGCGCACACAATCCGATGAATTCCGCCTCTCGCCCGGACGGAACGCCATGGGAGAAGGCCTTGAAGCCTATGACTCCTTCGTCTGCCAGTCCTTTCGCGGTGTCGCCGTCCACGGCGCCGCCGGCGTAGAGCGCGAAGTCGACATAGCATGCTTCCTCGCCCGTCCTTCGCCGGTTCCGGACCGCCTCCGGCGTTGACGCAGGCGGTGACGACGTGGGCATTTCCAAAATGGTTGTCACACCGCTGGCGGCGGCTGCCTTCGTAGCCGATTGCCACGTTTCCCGGTCTGGGCGCGCCGGAGCCCGAGTGTGCACGTGGGCGTCTACGAATCCTGGCAGCACATAGTAACCGGACGCGTCGATGACCTCGGCGGCGCCAGGTGCCTTGCCCGCCGGGTAGAGTGCCTCGATCCGGTCGCCGGTGACACCGATGTCACGTTGCTCTTCTCGGCCCCCGCTGACCACGGTTCCGTTCTTGATTACCAGGTCCACCATTTACAGTCTCCTCACTAGCCGATACGGCCGCGACTACGGCATTACATCCCCGCCGTTTGGATGAAAGGTCTGCCCGGTGTAGAAGTCCCCATCAGGCGAAGAGGCGATCAGAACCATGGTCGGCGCAACTTCTTCCGCTGCGCCGAACCGACGCAAGGGAATCTCGGACAGCTTGCGTTGCAGCCACTCCTCACTGACACGGGCCGCTCCCGGCTTCTCCTCGGTCTGTATCCGCCCCGGCGCAACCGCATTGACGGTGATCCCTGTCCCGGCAAATTCCAGGGCTAGCGACTTCGTGAAGGCGATGACTCCGGCCTTCGCTGCGGTATAATGCGCGAGTTCGTGGCCACCCTTGACTGCGAGTTGCGAGCTGACGTTTATGATCCGGCCGAACTGCCGTTCCAGCATGTGCGGCAGCACGGCCCGGCTACAGAGAAACACGCTGCGCACGTTCCGCGAGAAGTGATCATCCCAATCTTCAGGGGTGATTTCCAGGAAAGGCTTATTGAAGCCGCCTCCGGCATTATTGACAAGTATATCGATCTGGCCGAACGCCTCCAGCGACCGCTCGATGAGGCGATTCACCTGGTCGACATCGGTGACGTCAGCATCGACGGTGATCGCTTTCCTGCCGAGGCTTCGCACCTCGTCCGCGACTGCCGTCGCGCGTTCATCATCTCCGAGGGAATCGATGATTACGTCGGCGCCCTCTCGAGCGAGCGCCAGTGCGGCTCCCCGCCCGATGCCTCGACTAGCACCCGTGATCAGGGCTACTCGGCCCGATAGTTTGGTCATTCTCTCCCTCTAACCTACTGACTTGCGCGCGAGGAAATTCCCATCACTAAATGAGCACAATGATTCATGCCTTATAGAGAGCTCTCTCTGATCGGCGAGGCTATCCGCTCGACCGCACTCTGATTCACCACAGCTCCAATCCCCGGATTTTCCGGCAGGTACGCAAATCCGTCCTTGATGACCGGGCCGTCTACGAGTGCCTCGTCCCGGAGACTGCTCGCACTTGAGTCGACCTCCAGCATGGGAGGGTCTTCTATCAGACGAGGTGGGTATTGCGGCATCGCGCTCAACAGCTGCAGAGTGGCGGCTGTGTTTATGCCGAGTCCCCATGAATGAGGGACACATCGCGTGTTGAACGCGGACGCCAGATACGCGATGTTGCGGCACTCTCCCACTCCGCCGGCCATCGCCACCGAGGGCTGCACGATGTCGACCGCGCCCGATTCAAGTAGGCGCCGGAACCCCCACCTTGTGTATTCCTCCTCGCCTCCCGCGACCGGGATCTCCGTCCTGGCTCGCACCTCGCGGTAGCCCTCAAGATCTTCCGGTACCACAGGCTCCTCGAACCAATAGATCCGACAGTCCTGCACCCGCTTGCTGAGTTGGATGGCTTCGGCGGCCGTGTAGGCGCGGTTAGCGTCCATCATGATCCGTACCGACGGCCCGACGGCATTGCGGACGGCATGGATCAACTCGGTGTCGAGATCCACACCAAACCCGACTTTCAGCTTGAGCGCACCTGCGCCTTGGTCTACTTTACGTCTTGATTCGTCAACAACTTCCTCCACGATGCGACTAAGATCGTGAGGGTAGCCGCCCGTCAAATAGACGGGGACACGGGTACGGAATCCTCCTCCCAAAAGAGTCGAGACGGAAACGCCGAGTATCTTTCCGCACAGATCGTAGAGGGCCGTCTCCAGCGCACTGAGCGCAATCATTGTGACACCAGTACGCCCGTAATCACGGGTGTAGTTGTACGCTCTCTCCCAGAGAGCCCTCACGTCGAATGGGTCTTGCCCGAGGAAGATGTCCGCGTACTGGGAATGTATGGCGTCAGCGCTGGAAGTCGGAGCATATTCCCCCTCGCCCCACCCTACGAAACCATCTTCCGTACTAACTTGGACAAATAGCGACCAGCGCGTATGCCGCCAGCACTGCGAGTACGCCCAAGGGCGATCTAGCGGCACTTCTAGTGGATAGGTCTTGATCGCGCTTATCTTGGTGTTTTTGGCCATCCGCCTACATCCCGCCTGCAGTTTTGTTCTCGGGGCCGTCCCCGCGACGCCGTGCCGCCTTGAGTGGCCACCTTGCCAGCTTGTATCCTAGTATACAAGAGATGGCACGGACAAGGCTCAGGACAGCTAGGCGCCGATGAGGCGTTGGGCCTCCTGGTCCTGCAGCCCAGCAAGGACAGGCGTTCCGCGGGACAGGCACGCCAGTGATCGAGGAGCGGACTCAATGCGGAGGTCGTATACCGTCGAGACTGCCTTCGCACGCAGAGTCACGGGAGGACACGGTGAGTAAATTGTCCGTTACTGGTCGAGGTCAGTTTGCCGGCGCCACGCTAGGAGACGAGATATATGAGCACTTGCGGAAGGAGATACTTCTTGGGCGGCTACGCCCGAATGAGTTCCTCGTCGAGGCGGAGCTTGCCGAGCGCTTGCAGGTGAGCCGTACCCCGATCAGAGAGAGCCTGCAGCGGCTTGCGGCAGAAGGCCTCATTGTGTCAACGCACCGACGTTGGATGGTCTACGAGCACACCATAAGCGAGATTCGTGAGATCTACGAGGTAAGGCTGGCCCTCGAAGGAAGCGCCGCACGACTAGCGTGTGAGCGCGCCACAGACGATGAAATTCGTGAGATACTCCAACTTGTCAACTCATGGCCACATGCTATGGAGCCTGGCAATGAGTCGAGGGTGGACCATAATGACAGGTTTCACACTCTTATTGTGCGGTCGGCGCACAATAAGAGGCTGTCGGCCTTAATCGAGAAGAACCAGCAGTACTATTTCAACAAGCAGGTCGCCTTGTTCTATAACAAGGAAAGCATCGCTGAATCGCAGCGACAGCACCGCGGGATCGCTGAGGCGATTGAGGCTCGTGACGGCGACCGTGCAGAAGAAATTACCCGAAGGCACGTGCAGCATGCACTGGACTTGATCATCGCGCACGCGAATGAGTCCTCGTGAAGTCAGTGACTCCTTAGCGATCGTCAGAAACTTACCCACTGAAGGGACCAGACAGTTGACCACTTCCCGGACCGGGGCTCGGGCCCTGATCGATGCGCTCATCGCGCACGGGGTCGATACGATCTTCTGCGTTCCCGGTGAGAGCTATCTTGCGGCCCTAGATGCCTGTTACGAGTCGCAGCCGCGGATCCGCGTCATCACCTGTCGGCACGAATCCGGTGCCGCGAACATGGCAGAAACCTACGGTAAGCTCACCGGCCGACCCGGTATCTGCTTCGTCACCCGCGGACCGGGAGCGACACACGCAAGCGTAGGCGTGCACACTGCCTTTCAGGACTCCACACCGATGATCCTGTTTGTGGGGCAGGTACCGCGGGCCGCGCGAGGGCGTGAGGCGTTCCAGGAGGTCGACTACAGGCAAATGTATAGCGGGCTGGCCAAGTGGGCGGCCGAGGTGGATACCGCCGACCAGTTGCCGGAACTCGTGGACCGGGCGTTTTACACGGCCGGCTCCGGACGGGCGGGACCGGTCGTGCTGGCGCTGCCCGAGGACGTACTCACCGAGTCGACGGAGGCCGCGGACGCCGAACCGCGCGAGCTTGTCGAGCCTCGCCCTTCTCCCGGCGACCTGGAGCGGGTACGCGAGTTGCTGAGGCGGTCGCGCAGCCCGCTGGTTATTGTCGGCGGTGGGGGCTGGACGTCGCAGGCGGCCCGTGACCTGCAGGCATTCGCCGAGGCCAACGCGCTCCCTGTAGCAGCGTCCTTCCGTCGCCAAGACTACATCGACAACACTTCACCGAGCTATGCCGGTCACTTGGGTATCGGGATCGACCCGTCGCTTGCGCAGCGGGTCCGCGGAAGCGATCTCATCCTCGCGGTGGGTACCCGCCTTGGCGATGTTCCGACCGCCGGCTACACGCTACTCAGCCCGCCTGAGCCGACGCAGACGTTGGTGCATGCGCATCCCGATCCCGACGAGCTTGGCCGCGTCTACCACCCCGATGTAGCGATCGTGGCGAGCGGGCCGGCGATGGCCGCCGGGCTTGCGAGACTGGACCCCGTTGACTCCTCGCCATGGGCGGACCAGGCAGGCGCGGCGCACGAAGAGTTCCTGGCCTGGCAGCGGCGCGGTAATACCGCGTCACAGGGTGTCGACATGTCTTCGGTCCTCGGTCACCTGGCGACGACGCTGCCGGACGATGCGATAATCACCAACGGCGCGGGGAACTACACGGTCTGGGCACAACGCTGCTACACGTTCCACACGTATCGCACTCAACTCGCTCCGGCTAGCGGCGCCATGGGGTATGGCGTTCCTGCCGCAATCGCCGCCAAGTTGGTGGATGCTACCCGTAGCGTTGTCTGTCTCGCTGGGGACGGCTGCTTCCTGATGAACGGCCAGGAGTTGGCAACGGCGGTGCAATACGACCTCGACGTGGTGTTCCTGGTGGTCAATAACGGTATGTACGGCACTATCCGAATGCACCAGGAGCGCCACTACCCCGGACGGACGATGGCCACGACCCTTGAGAACCCCGACTTCGCGGCCTACGCTCGCGCTTTCGGGGCATACGGCGAAGTGGTCGAGAAGACGGCGGAGTTCCCGGAGGCGTTCGAACGTGCACGTGCCTTCGGCGGCCCGGCACTACTGGAGCTGCGCACCGACCCGGAGCTCATCACTCCCGACGCTACGATCGCTGACCTGCGGCCCGAGCAGGATTCGAACTTGCGACACCCGCTTTAGGCCAGCGACCACACCTCGTTCACCGGAGTTCGTCGGGGTTCTGACCTGGGGCTGCATACGTCCATGAACCCTCATGGTCGGCAATGAACTGAGACCACGGTGGTGGCTCTGGCAGACACTGCGGCCTCATGGCTCGGCTCGAGAAGCTCTGCAATCGTCGGAACCCGGGAGGGGCGACGTCCGGTGACGCTGCCTCGGTGGTCGCGTGGGATCACCATCGCTGCGGTGCTGCTACTCGCCGGGATTGCGGCGGTGGTCTCCTACTCCCACATGTTCGAGCTTGCTCAGCGGCACGGTGAACCGGCGTGGCGGGCGGCCCTGTTCCCGCGCTCGGTGGACGGCATGATCGTCGCTCGTCGATGGCGCTGCTGACCGACACCCCACGGCTGGCGCGGCGACCTGCTGCCGTGGACGAGCTGATCCTGGGCAGCGTTGCCAGCCTTGCCGCGAACATTGCGGTGGCCGATCCGCCCCTGTGGTCGCGGGCGATCCATGTCTGGCCGAGTTTCGCACTGATGGGTGCGTTCGATGGACATGTTCGCCCTTGGTCGGTTTCGGGCCGGGCTCGGCCCTTCGGTGGGTGAGGTCGTGTACTCCGCGGGGCCCGGCTTGGTCCGCCGGGCCCCGCCTCTGCGAGCGGCGCGGGCCGGTGCGTCCGCTGTTGTCGGCCGCGATCGTCTGCGGCGGCCAGGTCAGCCGCGGCTGCCCCAGTCCAGGCGGTCGGTCAGACCGGCCTCGGCGAAGGCGGTTTCGAGTTCCCTGCGCCCTTCGGTGAAGTGGGCCCAGCCGTCGTAGTGGACGGGCACCACGCGGGGCGCGTCGAGGAGCCGGGTGGCCTCGACCGCTTGGGTGCTGTCGAGGACGATCGGTCGGCCGTCGAAGAGCATCGGGAAGCGGGGGGCGCCCGCGAAGAGGACGGCGGTGTCCACTGGGCTGAAGCGCTCGGCGATCTGGCCGACCAGTTCGAGCGATGCGTTGTCGCCGCTGACGTAGACGGTGGGCAGTCCCTGACCGGTCAGAACGAAGCCGACCACCTGGCCGGCGAACGGCTCGACCTCCTCGCGCGGCGCCGGGCCGTGGACGGCCGGGACGGCGGTCACCGTGACCGTGCCGCCCCCGGGGCGGTCCAGCTTGACCTGCTCCCAGTCGACCATGCCCTTGGCCTTGTCGCCGAGGCGCTCGCCGCCGCCGGGGGTAGTGAGGGTGAGCGGGATCTCGGCGA
This sequence is a window from Spinactinospora alkalitolerans. Protein-coding genes within it:
- a CDS encoding thiamine pyrophosphate-binding protein is translated as MTTSRTGARALIDALIAHGVDTIFCVPGESYLAALDACYESQPRIRVITCRHESGAANMAETYGKLTGRPGICFVTRGPGATHASVGVHTAFQDSTPMILFVGQVPRAARGREAFQEVDYRQMYSGLAKWAAEVDTADQLPELVDRAFYTAGSGRAGPVVLALPEDVLTESTEAADAEPRELVEPRPSPGDLERVRELLRRSRSPLVIVGGGGWTSQAARDLQAFAEANALPVAASFRRQDYIDNTSPSYAGHLGIGIDPSLAQRVRGSDLILAVGTRLGDVPTAGYTLLSPPEPTQTLVHAHPDPDELGRVYHPDVAIVASGPAMAAGLARLDPVDSSPWADQAGAAHEEFLAWQRRGNTASQGVDMSSVLGHLATTLPDDAIITNGAGNYTVWAQRCYTFHTYRTQLAPASGAMGYGVPAAIAAKLVDATRSVVCLAGDGCFLMNGQELATAVQYDLDVVFLVVNNGMYGTIRMHQERHYPGRTMATTLENPDFAAYARAFGAYGEVVEKTAEFPEAFERARAFGGPALLELRTDPELITPDATIADLRPEQDSNLRHPL
- a CDS encoding DUF2637 domain-containing protein, with amino-acid sequence MTLPRWSRGITIAAVLLLAGIAAVVSYSHMFELAQRHGEPAWRAALFPRSVDGMIVARRWRC
- a CDS encoding MBL fold metallo-hydrolase is translated as MSSAATTDRFAVRVFGGPTALFEYGGLRFLTDPTFDEPGDYQVPSGPALTKTAPAAGAPADLGPVDVVLLSHDEHADNLDDSGRALLAEIPLTLTTPGGGERLGDKAKGMVDWEQVKLDRPGGGTVTVTAVPAVHGPAPREEVEPFAGQVVGFVLTGQGLPTVYVSGDNASLELVGQIAERFSPVDTAVLFAGAPRFPMLFDGRPIVLDSTQAVEATRLLDAPRVVPVHYDGWAHFTEGRRELETAFAEAGLTDRLDWGSRG